A region from the Benincasa hispida cultivar B227 chromosome 8, ASM972705v1, whole genome shotgun sequence genome encodes:
- the LOC120083551 gene encoding E3 ubiquitin-protein ligase listerin isoform X5 produces the protein MDYNRDVRRATHDTMTNLVMAAGREIAPHLKSLMGPWWFSQFDSVSEVSQSAMQSLQAAFPAQEKRVDALILCTTEIFMYLEENLKLTPDTLSDKAVAKDELEEMHQQVISSTLLALATLIDVLVSVRFERSGTGKSSGETKHASKSRSRETAISFAEKLFTEHKYFIDLLKSKSTIVRSATYTVLRSLVKNIPHAFKEQNMKTIAGSILGAFQEKDPSCHSSMWDTVLLFSKRLPNCWTYVNVQKTVLNRFWNFLRNGCFGSQQISYPALILFLDTVPPRAVGGEKFLLDFFENLWVGRNPLHSSSAERLAFFQSFKECFLRGIRNASRWVVVSSPCYFRMGDHFFPCTSFCNGDDLAHFQVTLVDVILVKLLWKDYLHVQCLKNQDRAVSKDAPFNNKMAEEIPSIKYPMSYLQDLRKCIVEILSGIHLVNHDLLSVFAMEFQKNCISMFQLTESIGVASETVEQIIGFILELEQLSMDKDDTWPLVLLVGPTLANTFPIIRSLDSSDGVRLLSAAVSVFGPRKVVQELFIHNHGMSSSQFSGVEAQDVEARQFMQLFNEVFVPWCLQGNNSSASARLDLLLALIDDEHFSDQWHSVISYSTNLDHTEVVVESMNSESLAVLAKLLDRARVKITNSDTRKTRTWQKANLGDWHHEHLESAAVAIAQSHAPFRSSFTDFLCSVLGGSLWNDCSSFVSRDALIAIFEAVFQKLVSFLLHSPLIWARNSSSLFISRPGNSFPKSTSSSEVVAMAHFALEVLDRCIFCLYNLGEENYPLPSILATIYAIDWNCSIEGKQDDMLDDKYKEERKARLHFGECVRALRQKITKQFWKSCRAHDRKQYGSILIQFIRSAIFSEDSEEIVSLCCQWMLEILDQISQDHLEEQYMLDQLLIKDDTWPFWIAPDFMAPNELAASNMKNVGLDIHKSGNHKLVSLVSMLMSKIGLEKLLSGQVENSSSCLGKTTKNEVTSRAWLVAEILCTWKWPGGNARGSFLPLFCAYVKRSCSHESLLDSTFNMLLDGALLYSSRAAQSIVNIWPYPVSLLEDIQEPFLRALTSFLFSLLKENIWGKDKASSLFELAVSRLFIGEAVNIDCLRILPLIVSYLVHPMCETNFTFDDSGSCPGEGSLKENIIQNAAEGWLQRVLLFPSLNEWQLGQDMEDWLLLVISCYPFSSSMGGLQTLKLDRNISTEEGSLLLELFRKQRKTSGRSPAVNHAPWVQMLLSELMVVSVGYCWKLFNDEDWEFLLVQLMSWIQSAVVIMEEIAESVNDIIVKSSTAMNLNEILEKLERSVQISDPIPFCVSRNALLSFSLFNGSLGLQGLKDVESSSPQRLDKLNHVNDRIVEGILRMFFCTGISEAIACSCSDKAASIISSSRLELPYFWDLIASSVTKSSKDARERAVKSIEFWGLCKGAVSSLYGILFSLKPLPSLQYAAYVMLSTEPISYSAIIHENTSCYLDYDITTEQGSTQVDFSSEYNVLLKEEILLLIEKLPDDVFDMELIAQERVNIYLAWSLLLSHLWSLPPSSSARERLVQYIQNSASSRILDCLFQHIPVEGMALQKKKDTELPAGLSEAATAANQAITTGSLLFSVEFLWPIEPVKLSLFAGAIFGLMLRVLPAYVRGWFSDLRDRSKSTAIESFTKAWCSPSLIANELSQIKKAEFADENFSVVVSKSANEVIATYTKDETGMDLVIRLPSSYPLRHVDVDCMRSLGISEVKQRKWLLSMMSFVRNQAKAMLCGETNRWSENGALAEAIRIWKRNFDKEFEGVEECPICYSVIHTVNHSIPRLACKTCKHKFHSACLYKWFSTSHKSTCPLCQSPF, from the exons ATGGATTATAATAGGGATGTTCGACGTGCTACACATGACACAATGACCAATCTTGTCATGGCTGCTGG GAGAGAGATAGCTCCACATCTGAAATCTTTGATGGGGCCATGGTGGTTTTCTCAATTTGATTCAGTTTCTGAAGTCTCTCAAAGTGCAATGCAGTCATTGCAG GCAGCATTTCCTGCTCAGGAAAAGAGAGTAGATGCTTTAATTTTATGTACAACTGAGATATTTATGTACCTGGAGGAAAACTTGAAGCTCACACCAGATACTTTGTCGGATAAGGCAGTTGCTAAAGATGAATTAGAAGAGATGCACCAGCAG GTTATCTCTTCAACATTGCTTGCTCTAGCCACATTAATTGATGTCTTAGTGAGTGTGCGGTTTGAAAGATCAGGAACTGGGAAAAGCAGTGGTGaaacaaaacatgcttccaAGTCTAGGTCTAGGGAGACTGCTATTTCGTTTGCTGAAAAATTGTTCACTGAGCACAAATACTTTATAGACCTGTTGAAGTCCAAAAGTACCATTGTCCGTTCTGCTACCTATACAGTCTTAAGGAGCCTTGTCAAAAATATTCCTCATGCTTTTAAGGAACAGAACATGAAAACTATTGCCGGTTCTATCCTCGGTGCTTTTCAGGAGAAAGATCCTTCTTGCCATTCATCAATGTGGGACACAGTGTTACTTTTTTCTAAAAGGCTGCCCAACTGTTGGACATATGTGAATGTTCAGAAAACTGTACTGAATAGATTTTGGAATTTTCTTAGAAATGGGTGCTTTGGATCCCAGCAGATTTCTTACCCagctttaattttatttttggacacAGTTCCACCTCGTGCTGTAGGAGGGGAGAAATTTCTTCTCGATTTTTTTGAGAACTTATGGGTTGGAAGGAACCCATTACATTCCTCAAGTGCAGAAAGGCTCGCGTTTTTCCAGTCGTTTAAAGAATGTTTTCTTAGGGGGATTCGGAATGCATCAAGGTGGGTGGTAGTTTCTTCACCTTGCTACTTTAGAATGGGAGATCATTTCTTTCCTTGTACAAG CTTCTGCAATGGAGATGACTTGGCTCACTTTCAAGTCACCCTCGTTGATGTCATTCTTGTTAAGCTTTTATGGAAGGATTACTTACATGTTCAATGTCTAAAGAATCAAGACAGGGCTGTCTCTAAAGATGCACCCTTCAATAACAAGATGGCAGAGGAAATACCAAGTATAAAGTATCCGATGAGCTATTTACAAGATCTGAGAAAATGCATTGTTGAAATTCTATCCGGCATCCACTTAGTGAACCATGATCTACTTTCCGTCTTTGCTAtggaatttcaaaagaactgTATTAGTATGTTCCAGTTGACAGAAAGTATAGGAGTAGCCTCGGAAACTGTAGAACAGATTATAGGATTTATATTAGAATTGGAGCAACTTTCTATGGACAAGGATGATACCTGGCCCTTGGTTCTCTTGGTAGGACCAACACTGGCAAATACTTTCCCCATCATTCGATCACTT GACTCTTCAGATGGTGTGAGACTTCTATCTGCTGCGGTGTCTGTTTTTGGACCTCGCAAGGTTGTTCAAGAATTATTTATTCATAATCATGGAATGTCCTCTAGTCAGTTTTCTGGCGTTGAGGCCCAAGATGTGGAGGCAAGGCAATTCATGCAATTATTTAATGAAGTTTTCGTTCCTTGGTGTTTGCAAGGAAATAATAGCTCTGCTAGTGCTCGATTAGATCTCTTGCTTGCACTAATTGATGATGAACATTTCTCTGATCAATGGCATTCTGTGATCAGTTACTCGACTAATCTAGATCATACTGAAGTTGTGGTTGAGTCCATGAACTCCGAAAGTCTAGCTGTCTTGGCAAAGCTTTTAGACAGAGCAAGAGTAAAAATTACAAATAGTGATACAAGAAAGACCCGTACTTGGCAGAAGGCTAATCTTGGGGACTGGCATCATGAGCATTTGGAATCTGCCGCTGTTGCCATAGCTCAATCCCATGCTCCGTTCAGAAGCTCATTTACAGATTTTTTATG TTCTGTTTTGGGTGGTTCTCTATGGAATGATTGCTCTTCTTTTGTGTCAAGAGATGCtttgattgctatatttgaGGCGGTATTTCAGAAGTTAGTTAGTTTCTTATTGCACTCTCCTTTAATTTGGGCAAGAAATTCTAGTTCTTTATTTATATCTAGGCCTGGAAACTCTTTCCCCAAGTCCACAAGTTCTTCAGAGGTTGTTGCGATGGCACATTTTGCTCTAGAAGTACTTGACCGCTGCATCTTTTGCTTATACAACCTAGGTGAAGAGAATTATCCACTTCCTAGTATTTTAGCTACTATATATGCTATTGACTGGAATTGTAGTATAGAAGGAAAACAGGATGATATGCTTGATGACAAATATAAGGAAGAAAGGAAAGCAAGGTTGCATTTTGGTGAATGTGTGCGTGCTCTACGCCAAAAGATAACAAAACAGTTTTGGAAGAGCTGTAGAGCACACGACAGAAAACAATATGGAAGTATCTTGATTCAGTTTATTCGGTCTGCCATCTTCAGTGAAGATAGTGAAGAAATTGTGTCTTTGTGCTGCCAGTGGATGCTTGAAATTCTGGATCAAATCTCTCAGGATCACTTAGAAGAACAATATATGTTAGATCAGCTTTTGATCAAGGATGATACGTGGCCTTTCTGGATTGCTCCCGACTTCATGGCTCCAAATGAATTGGCTGCTTCAAATATGAAAAACGTTGGCTTGGATATTCAC AAATCTGGAAATCACAAGCTTGTTTCTTTAGTAAGCATGCTTATGTCAAAGATTGGACTTGAGAAACTTTTATCTGGTCAAGTTGAAAATTCTTCTTCTTGCCTTGGCAAGACGACAAAGAATGAGGTTACTTCTCGTGCTTGGCTGGTGGCTGAAATATTATGCACATGGAAGTGGCCAGGAGGTAATGCTAGAGGCTCTTTCCTTCCTTTATTTTGTGCTTATGTTAAAAGGAGCTGTTCACATGAAAGCTTGTTGGATTCCACCTTCAACATGTTATTGGATGGGGCTCTTCTCTACAGTAGCAGAGCTGCTCAAAGCATCGTCAATATTTGGCCTTATCCAGTTTCCTTGCTAGAAGATATTCAAGAACCATTCTTGAGAGCTCTTACATCTTTTCTTTTCAGTTTATTAAAAGAGAACATATGGGGGAAAGACAAAGCTAGTTCACTGTTTGAGTTGGCTGTTAGTAGACTTTTCATTGGTGAAGCAGTGAATATCGACTGTTTAAGGATTCTTCCACTGATTGTGAGTTATCTTGTCCACCCGATGTGTGAAACAAACTTTACATTTGATGATTCTGGTTCATGCCCTGGAGAGGGCTCTTTGAAGgaaaatattattcaaaatgCTGCCGAGGGTTGGCTCCAGAGAGTCCTTTTATTCCCATCATTGAATGAATGGCAGCTTGGACAAG ATATGGAAGATTGGCTTTTGTTGGTGATATCTTGCTATCCCTTCAGTAGTTCCATGGGAGGTTTACAAACGTTGAAGCTGGACAGAAACATAAGCACTGAGGAAGGCAGCCTCTTATTGGAATTATTTCGGAAACAGAGGAAAACATCAGGTAGATCACCTGCAGTTAATCATGCGCCATGGGTACAAATGTTATTGTCAGAGCTTATGGTTGTTTCTGTCGGTTACTGCTGGAAGCTATTCAATGATGAAGATTGGGAGTTTCTGTTGGTCCAGTTAATGAGTTGGATCCAATCAGCCGTTGTAATAATGGAGGAAATTGCTGAAAGCGTGAATGATATTATTGTCAAAAGCTCTACTGCTatgaatttaaatgaaattttagaAAAGCTTGAGCGAAGTGTTCAGATTTCGGACCCAATCCCTTTTTGCGTTTCAAGAAATGCccttttatcattttctttgTTTAATGGTTCCCTTGGGCTACAAGGCCTGAAAGATGTGGAAAGTTCAAGCCCCCAGAGATTAGATAAATTGAACCATGTCAATGATCGCATTGTTGAAGGTATTCTTCGCATGTTCTTTTGCACTGGAATTTCTGAGGCCATTGCATGCTCCTGCAGTGATAAGGCTGCATCCATTATATCATCCTCAAGACTTGAACTTCCTTATTTCTGGGACTTGATAGCTTCAAGTGTTACTAAATCCTCAAAAGATGCTAGAGAGAGAGCCGTGAAATCAATTGAATTTTGGGGACTCTGTAAAGGGGCTGTTAGTTCTTTATATGGCATCCTTTTTTCCCTTAAACCGCTTCCTTCATTACAATATGCTGCCTATGTTATGCTCTCAACTGAACCAATTTCTTACTCCGCAATTATTCATGAAAATACTTCTTGCTACCTGGATTATGATATCACAACCGAACAGGGGTCAACTCAAGTTGATTTTTCATCAGAATATAATGTGCTCTTGAAGGAGGAAATATTATTATTGATCGAGAAACTCCCTGATGATGTTTTTGACATGGAGTTGATTGCCCAAGAAAGG GTGAATATATATCTTGCTTGGTCTTTGTTGCTGTCACACTTATGGTCATTGCCCCCATCCTCATCTGCAAGGGAAAGATTAGTCCAATACATTCAGAACTCTGCTAGTTCAAGGATATTAGACTGCCTTTTCCAGCATATACCTGTCGAAGGCATGGCTCTTCAGAAGAAGAAAGATACAGAACTTCCAGCAGGGCTATCAGAAGCCGCAACTGCAGCAAACCAAGCCATTACCACAGGTTCATTATTGTTTTCTGTGGAATTTCTTTGGCCCATTGAACCAGTGAAACTGTCATTGTTTGCTGGAGCAATATTTGGCTTGATGCTCCGTGTTCTTCCTGCTTATGTTCGAGGGTGGTTTAGTGATTTGCGTGACCGTTCAAAGTCTACTGCAATTGAATCCTTTACAAAAGCATGGTGCAGTCCTTCTCTTATTGCAAATGAATTGTCCCAG ATAAAAAAAGCAGAATTTGCTGATGAAAATTTCTCAGTTGTTGTAAGTAAATCAGCCAATGAGGTAATTGCTACATATACCAAAGATGAGACGGGGATGGACCTAGTAATTCGCCTTCCTTCATCATATCCACTAAGGCATGTTGATGTTGATTGTATGAGGAGCTTGGGAATCAGTGAAGTTAAGCAGCGGAAGTGGTTATTATCCATGATGTCATTTGTCCGTAATCAG GCGAAGGCAATGCTGTGTGGAGAGACCAATAGATGGTCAGAG AATGGTGCTTTAGCTGAAGCAATAAGGATATGGAAGCGTAATTTTGACAAGGAGTTTGAAGGAGTTGAAGAGTGTCCCATTTGTTACAGTGTAATCCACACAGTCAACCACAGCATTCCCCGCTTGGCATGCAAGACCTGCAAGCACAAGTTCCATTCAGCCTGCCTTTATAAATGGTTTTCGACTTCACATAAATCCACCTGTCCTCTGTGCCAGTCTCCGTTCTAA